In Spirochaetota bacterium, the following proteins share a genomic window:
- the larE gene encoding ATP-dependent sacrificial sulfur transferase LarE, whose protein sequence is MNEKLRHLRAILEEMESALVAYSGGTDSAFLLKVAHDALHPRILAVTARSKTYPARELEEARSIAGSLGVEHLVVDTDELEDERYAANPPERCYWCKRALLKRLIALAAERGLAFVIEGSNLDDKGDYRPGERAVRELGVRSPLREAGLTKAEIRELARAMGLSNWDKPAQACLASRFPYGTRITAERLELVGRAERVLAGMGLSQFRVRYHGEIARIETLREEMPLVLEERAAGLIASRFREIGFRYVALDIQGYRMGSLNEVLEP, encoded by the coding sequence ATGAATGAAAAACTGAGACACCTGCGGGCGATACTGGAAGAGATGGAAAGCGCTCTCGTCGCCTACTCGGGCGGTACGGACAGCGCGTTCCTCCTGAAAGTAGCGCACGACGCGCTCCATCCGCGAATTCTGGCCGTCACCGCCCGTTCGAAGACCTACCCGGCACGGGAACTGGAAGAAGCCCGGTCGATCGCCGGATCGCTCGGCGTGGAACATCTGGTCGTCGACACCGACGAGCTCGAAGACGAGCGCTACGCGGCGAATCCGCCCGAGCGCTGCTACTGGTGCAAGCGCGCGCTTTTAAAAAGGCTGATCGCGCTGGCGGCCGAACGCGGGCTCGCCTTTGTCATCGAGGGATCGAACCTCGATGACAAAGGCGACTACCGGCCGGGTGAGCGTGCCGTCCGCGAGCTCGGCGTGCGAAGCCCGCTACGCGAAGCCGGACTTACCAAGGCCGAGATTCGCGAACTCGCGCGCGCGATGGGGCTTTCCAACTGGGACAAGCCCGCCCAGGCCTGCCTTGCCTCGCGCTTCCCATATGGGACGCGCATAACGGCAGAGCGCCTTGAACTGGTGGGGCGCGCCGAGCGGGTGCTTGCCGGGATGGGCCTTTCGCAGTTCCGCGTCCGCTACCACGGGGAGATCGCGCGAATCGAGACGCTCAGGGAGGAAATGCCGCTCGTACTCGAGGAAAGAGCGGCCGGGCTGATCGCGTCGAGATTCAGGGAGATAGGTTTCAGATACGTCGCGCTCGACATACAGGGCTACCGCATGGGAAGTCTTAACGAGGTGCTCGAACCATGA
- a CDS encoding RrF2 family transcriptional regulator, producing MKLSTRSRYGLRLLFQLALRYGRGPVQLSDISEREDISEKYLGQIIIHIRSSGLVGSVRGARGGYFLTRHPSQITVMDALTVLEGSLCPVECVESRQCDRADECSTRRVWSMLNDRITETLSGITLADMQEWREKESGAPSYAI from the coding sequence ATGAAGCTCTCCACCCGCTCTCGATACGGCCTCAGGCTCCTTTTCCAGCTCGCTCTGCGCTACGGCCGGGGCCCCGTCCAGCTTTCGGATATCTCCGAGAGGGAGGACATCTCCGAGAAATACCTGGGGCAGATCATCATCCATATCCGCTCATCGGGACTGGTGGGTTCGGTCCGGGGGGCGCGGGGAGGTTACTTTCTCACGCGGCACCCGTCGCAGATCACCGTGATGGACGCTCTCACGGTGCTCGAGGGTTCACTCTGCCCGGTGGAATGCGTGGAATCGAGACAGTGCGACCGCGCCGACGAGTGCAGTACGCGGCGCGTCTGGTCGATGCTGAACGATCGGATCACCGAAACCCTCTCGGGCATCACACTGGCCGACATGCAGGAATGGCGCGAGAAGGAGTCCGGCGCCCCTTCATACGCGATCTGA